A single genomic interval of uncultured Desulfobulbus sp. harbors:
- a CDS encoding TrbC/VirB2 family protein, whose protein sequence is MRNKLALSLLLLAIVAVPELASASGGITEFSSPLEKVVNTVTGPAGKWISIVAMALCGVIFILNKDDLSGGFKLLLQVVFGISFIAFATSIVNSVFSFSGAVI, encoded by the coding sequence ATGCGTAACAAGCTTGCCCTGTCTCTTTTGCTCTTGGCCATCGTCGCCGTTCCGGAGCTGGCATCCGCCTCCGGTGGTATCACCGAATTTTCCAGCCCCTTGGAGAAGGTGGTCAATACCGTCACCGGGCCAGCAGGTAAATGGATCTCCATCGTGGCCATGGCCCTGTGCGGCGTGATTTTCATCCTCAATAAGGATGATCTTTCCGGTGGGTTCAAGCTGCTGCTGCAGGTGGTCTTCGGTATCAGCTTCATCGCCTTTGCCACCTCCATCGTCAACAGTGTGTTTTCCTTCTCTGGCGCGGTGATCTGA
- the trbJ gene encoding P-type conjugative transfer protein TrbJ produces the protein MKKQLLAVALSVAVVQPVAAEVVFCTNCSNLFTQALDRVTNVSQLSTLTSQYTEAIQQTAKQIQMVQNMIQNTTSLPGALKNQFAGQLTKLASLTSTLKTQRGELTALAEVFNTLFPEQSVFADLAGATPAEIAAANKTYRDHYNAWSSEVDKASQATFQLSGEQLQELQDAGELDSYINNLLNTPDGQMKALQAGNQLATIQVQEVRKLRELIATNTQSTLAGQMKAEKESQMQAERWQSATSTEGHDFSKYSEAIP, from the coding sequence ATGAAAAAACAGTTGTTGGCAGTCGCCTTGAGTGTGGCCGTGGTGCAGCCGGTTGCGGCTGAAGTGGTGTTTTGCACCAATTGCTCCAACTTGTTCACCCAGGCCCTGGACAGGGTCACAAATGTTTCGCAACTCAGTACCTTGACCAGCCAGTACACAGAGGCGATTCAACAGACCGCGAAGCAGATTCAGATGGTGCAGAACATGATTCAGAATACCACTTCATTGCCGGGGGCGCTAAAAAATCAATTTGCCGGTCAACTCACCAAGTTGGCGTCTCTGACCAGCACGCTGAAAACGCAGCGCGGCGAACTCACTGCTTTGGCAGAGGTGTTCAACACCCTGTTTCCTGAGCAGTCAGTGTTTGCCGATTTGGCTGGCGCCACCCCGGCGGAGATAGCGGCGGCAAATAAAACCTACCGCGATCATTACAACGCCTGGTCCAGTGAGGTGGATAAGGCATCCCAGGCAACATTCCAGCTTTCTGGGGAACAGTTACAGGAACTCCAGGATGCAGGCGAGTTGGACAGTTACATCAACAATTTGCTCAATACTCCTGATGGCCAGATGAAAGCCCTGCAGGCGGGAAATCAGTTGGCGACGATCCAGGTCCAGGAGGTCAGGAAACTGCGGGAGTTGATTGCGACCAACACGCAATCAACTCTGGCTGGTCAGATGAAAGCGGAAAAGGAATCGCAGATGCAAGCCGAACGCTGGCAAAGTGCGACCAGTACCGAGGGGCATGATTTTTCAAAATACAGTGAAGCAATCCCCTGA
- the trbD gene encoding conjugal transfer protein TrbD yields MRTVPIRQSLHRHNLVFGAERELVMFSALIAFLVGVGGMTIIAGLSALGFWLCSIAVLRLMAKHDPLMSKIWARHIGQQEYYPARTSRWKLVGGFKC; encoded by the coding sequence ATGCGCACCGTGCCGATCAGACAGAGCCTGCACCGCCATAATCTGGTGTTTGGAGCGGAGCGTGAACTGGTGATGTTCAGCGCCTTGATCGCGTTTTTGGTCGGTGTTGGCGGCATGACCATTATTGCTGGCCTGTCCGCGCTGGGATTCTGGTTGTGTTCGATAGCCGTTCTTCGGCTCATGGCAAAACACGATCCCTTGATGTCCAAGATATGGGCACGGCATATCGGGCAGCAGGAATACTATCCGGCCAGAACTTCGCGTTGGAAACTCGTGGGAGGGTTCAAGTGTTGA
- a CDS encoding conjugal transfer protein TrbE (type IV secretion system ATPase VirB4 family), giving the protein MLKLVDYRSTAKGLPDLLPYAALIAPGVVLNKDGSFLASWSFAGPDTAGSTPDELAWVSRQVNNAIKRLGTGWMLHVDAIRCPHQAYPPVESGYFPDPVTRLIDEERRAFFGSGLCFKTETVLSVIYKPDLNTTKMQQSIRTGDAGSSMDRSLNDFVATLSELEDSLSSVLRMERLAEYEEGGVVFSSLLSHLQRCLVGERFPMRVPSVPMYLDTILGGIDLIGGLQPRVGDQYLAMLAIDGLPHESWPSMLSAFDSLSLPYRFSTRFICLDQLDGTKEVNMYRKGWQQQMFRFLDLFLNNPNARVNRDAQMMRDDAEEALLEVQSGMVGIGYLSSCIELRHNRLDELHDMARELRKVVQTLGFGCRIESVNVLESWLGTHPGNSYANIRRPLVNTLNLADLLPLATTWTGSRFSPCPFYPPRSRPLSVLTTDGSTPFWFNLHAGDLGHTFVVGPTGSGKSTLLGLIAAQFRGYHNAQIAAFDKGMSLYPLCMGAGGDHYNIGHEALSFAPFQCIDESETEFSWAANWIASLAELQKLTILSVHRNAIHTALATLRHNPGHMRSLTDFWHVCQDEELKVALTHYTGKGAMGHLLDAKEDSLAVSPFMVFEIEDLMEMGEANMIPVLLYLFRRFEKSLTGQPSLLILDEAWVMLGHPVFRAKIREWLKVLRKANCAVVLATQSLSDARNSGIMDVLVESCPTKILLPNHSARQENQCNLYVDIGLNSRQIEIVANAIPKRDYYIIAPDGRRLVQLALGPRALAFIGASDKESIARIRQLADECGPENWPDAWLKERQA; this is encoded by the coding sequence GTGTTGAAGCTTGTCGACTACCGTTCAACCGCGAAAGGGCTGCCTGATCTGTTGCCCTACGCGGCCCTGATTGCTCCCGGTGTTGTGCTCAACAAGGATGGCTCTTTTCTGGCATCCTGGTCCTTTGCGGGACCGGATACGGCCGGATCCACCCCGGATGAGCTGGCCTGGGTGTCTCGCCAGGTGAACAACGCCATAAAGCGGCTGGGCACCGGTTGGATGCTGCATGTGGACGCGATCCGCTGCCCACACCAGGCCTATCCGCCGGTTGAAAGCGGTTATTTTCCGGATCCGGTAACGCGATTGATCGATGAAGAGCGGCGTGCATTTTTTGGCAGTGGCCTCTGCTTCAAAACCGAAACCGTGTTGAGCGTCATCTACAAACCGGATTTGAACACGACCAAGATGCAGCAATCAATTCGCACCGGCGACGCTGGTAGCAGCATGGATCGCAGCCTGAATGATTTTGTTGCCACACTTTCCGAACTGGAAGACTCCTTGTCCTCGGTTTTACGGATGGAGCGACTGGCGGAATATGAGGAGGGTGGAGTGGTCTTCTCTTCACTGCTGTCTCATCTCCAGCGCTGCCTGGTCGGAGAGCGTTTTCCAATGCGAGTGCCTAGCGTGCCTATGTACCTGGATACCATTCTTGGCGGCATCGATTTGATTGGTGGTCTGCAACCGCGTGTTGGTGATCAATATCTGGCGATGCTGGCCATCGATGGTTTGCCCCATGAGTCCTGGCCGTCAATGCTTTCCGCGTTCGATAGTCTGTCTTTGCCCTATCGGTTTTCGACCCGGTTTATCTGTCTGGACCAGTTGGATGGAACAAAAGAGGTCAATATGTACCGCAAGGGCTGGCAGCAGCAGATGTTCAGATTCCTGGATCTCTTCCTGAACAATCCGAATGCACGGGTGAACCGTGACGCCCAAATGATGCGGGATGATGCTGAAGAGGCCCTTTTGGAAGTTCAGTCAGGCATGGTTGGTATAGGCTATCTCAGTTCCTGTATCGAGTTGCGCCACAACCGGCTTGACGAGTTGCACGACATGGCCCGGGAACTCAGGAAAGTGGTGCAGACGCTCGGGTTTGGTTGCCGGATCGAATCGGTGAATGTTCTTGAGTCCTGGCTGGGAACACACCCGGGGAATAGCTACGCCAATATCCGCCGGCCTTTGGTGAATACCTTAAATCTTGCTGACCTCCTGCCGCTGGCCACAACATGGACAGGAAGTCGGTTCTCTCCTTGCCCCTTTTATCCGCCCCGGTCGCGACCACTTTCCGTGTTGACCACGGACGGCTCAACACCGTTTTGGTTCAACCTTCATGCCGGTGATTTGGGGCATACCTTTGTTGTCGGACCAACGGGCTCCGGCAAGAGTACCCTGTTAGGGCTGATTGCGGCGCAGTTTCGCGGGTACCACAATGCACAGATTGCCGCCTTTGATAAGGGTATGAGTTTGTATCCACTCTGCATGGGAGCTGGTGGTGACCATTACAACATCGGCCATGAGGCGCTCTCCTTTGCCCCCTTTCAGTGCATTGATGAATCAGAAACAGAATTTTCATGGGCAGCCAACTGGATCGCTTCCCTGGCCGAACTACAGAAGTTGACCATTCTGTCGGTGCACCGTAATGCCATCCACACTGCCCTTGCAACCTTGCGGCATAATCCGGGGCATATGCGTTCGTTGACTGATTTCTGGCATGTCTGCCAGGATGAAGAATTGAAAGTAGCCCTGACCCATTACACCGGCAAGGGTGCCATGGGGCATCTGCTGGATGCCAAGGAAGATAGCCTAGCTGTTTCACCGTTCATGGTGTTCGAGATCGAGGATCTGATGGAGATGGGGGAGGCCAACATGATCCCCGTGCTTCTGTACCTCTTTCGTCGGTTTGAAAAATCGCTGACAGGGCAGCCCTCGTTGCTGATTTTGGATGAGGCCTGGGTGATGCTTGGCCATCCGGTGTTTCGGGCAAAGATACGAGAGTGGTTGAAAGTCCTTCGTAAAGCCAATTGCGCAGTGGTGCTCGCCACCCAAAGTCTTTCTGATGCCAGAAATTCAGGAATAATGGATGTCTTGGTCGAATCCTGTCCAACCAAGATTTTGCTGCCCAACCATTCGGCGCGGCAGGAAAATCAATGCAACCTGTATGTCGATATCGGCTTGAATAGCCGTCAGATAGAAATTGTCGCCAATGCTATTCCCAAACGCGACTACTACATCATCGCGCCCGATGGACGAAGGTTGGTGCAGCTGGCGCTTGGTCCTCGGGCACTCGCCTTCATTGGCGCCTCGGATAAAGAGAGCATTGCCAGGATCAGGCAGTTGGCGGATGAGTGTGGTCCGGAAAATTGGCCTGATGCATGGCTAAAGGAGAGGCAGGCATGA